The proteins below come from a single Rosa rugosa chromosome 2, drRosRugo1.1, whole genome shotgun sequence genomic window:
- the LOC133731639 gene encoding uncharacterized protein LOC133731639 produces MSVLSNHSGTTAPLFHELKKQASFFFKEKIKNARLVLTDVTPAQLLTEEATNGNPWAPDTRTLASISRAAFELDDFTRIVEILHKRFLKFERKDWRVSNNSLIVLENLLTHGPESVAAEFEVDKGVIEQMGGFQHIDEKGFNWGLAVRKKSLRILKLLHQGNFLKEERDRARKLTRGIQGFGSFCQRTSSAQGILRESSYETYGRSNSDFVNHEDQENQLPSPSIEDLPKKLGESKQNNESVSTDSSKEAGNSSSRDGLVAEKPETRTSFKENKVPKEVLDKWNCEEAFNPLLLGDNKDESRIELSTEDDHPFSDTNNQSASSLLV; encoded by the exons ATGTCTGTCTTGAGCAACCATAGTGGTACGACTGCACCATTGTTTCATGAATTGAAGAAGCAAGCTTCCTTCTTTTTCAAGGAGAAGATCAAGAACGCAAGGTTGGTCCTTACAGATGTAACACCAGCTCAATT ATTGACTGAGGAAGCTACAAATGGAAATCCATGGGCACCAGACACAAGGACTTTGGCTTCAATTTCAAGGGCTGCTTTTGAACTCGATGACTTTACAAGAATTGTGGAGATTTTGCACAAAAG ATTCCTCAAGTTTGAGAGAAAGGACTGGAGGGTATCAAACAATTCTCTGATTGTGCTTGAAAACTTGTTGACTCATGGACCAGAGAGTGTTGCAGCTGAATTTGAGGTTGACAAAGGTGTTATTGAACAGATGGGAGGCTTTCAGCACATAGATGAGAAAGG ATTCAATTGGGGTCTTGCAGTTAGAAAAAAGTCTCTGAGAATATTGAAGCTGCTACACCAAGGAAACTTTctcaaagaagagagagaccGAGCTCGAAAACTAACAAGAGGCATTCAAGGATTTGGAAGCTTTTGCCAGAGAACATCTTCGGCACAAGGCATTTTAAGAGAATCATCGTATGAAACATATGGAAGGTCTAATTCTGACTTCGTCAACCATGAAGATCAAGAAAATCAGCTACCATCCCCCAGTATTGAAGATTTACCAAAGAAATTAGGAGAATCGAAGCAGAATAATGAAAGCGTAAGCACCGACTCTAGCAAGGAAGCAGGGAATTCAAGCTCTAGGGATGGTCTGGTGGCTGAGAAACCTGAAACTCGAACAAGTTTTAAAGAAAACAAGGTTCCAAAGGAGGTATTAGATAAATGGAACTGCGAGGAGGCGTTTAACCCACTTCTTTTGGGTGATAACAAAGATGAGTCCAGAATTGAACTTTCTACTGAAGATGATCACCCTTTCAGTGACACTAACAATCAAAGTGCATCTTCGTTGCTTGtataa
- the LOC133731638 gene encoding U-box domain-containing protein 33-like codes for MELMQPSHPPPHHAGEPTSGFSSPASFARGFDSPATTSQLPEIFEETGGGDGGFDKVHVAVGKSVEKAVSLLRWSLKQFGGREICILHVHQPSQLIPTLLGKLPASKANAEVVCAFRREEKEQKMKFLQSYLSICCREKIKASIAMVEADEIQKGIVESVHRYGVRKLVMGAVPENCMKVKRSSSKASYAAKNAPLFCEIWFINKGKPLWTRAASEGQSSLPSCSQLQIASEESFKSFQHRKNEGFHPECLQSGSANNDFSRISNCFQSESVRSEAAQSSSTLSCSTHTCLPHNIHSSTRTSSSSGSRYSSAEGRVSLDSDLCSRLTEAMLEAEASMEKASSELLKCKRLESEAMEAIDKVKAFEFAHAREVKLRTEAEDALRTTLEEQEKIMEEKEELSTNIRNTMRNIALLDSRVQEANRRSEEASGEVKQIQTSIAALCQEKQGIQRQKMEALRWLERWRSRRQAGAANYNGLTGSVEELLKLAEFSLSDLQTATCNFSVSFKIGQGGYGCVYKGEMLGRTVAIRKLHPHNMQGQSEFQQEVQVLCKIQHPHLVTLLGVCPEAWSLVYEYLPNGSLQDHLFRKSNVSFMTWKTRVRIIAEISSALCFLHSSKPEKIVHGNLKLQNILLDSELRCKICDFGICRLVTEENLCSASFRRFTEPKGAFSYSDPELQRVGVLTPKSDIYSFGLIILQLVTRRPPVGLASEVRRALLSGNLTAILDSSAGEWPESVAKRLVQLGLQCCELNSRERPELTPALVREFEQLHVSEERSVPSFFLCPIRQEIMHDPQVAADGFTYEGEALLKWLQNGGETSPMTNLKLSHLHLTPNHALRLAIQDWLCKC; via the exons ATGGAGCTCATGCAGCCTTCACATCCTCCTCCACACCACGCCGGGGAACCCACTTCTGGGTTCTCATCTCCGGCGAGTTTTGCACGTGGGTTTGACTCGCCGGCCACTACTTCTCAGTTGCCGGAGATTTTTGAAGAAactggtggtggtgatggtggctTTGACAAGGTACACGTGGCGGTTGGCAAGTCTGTGGAGAAAGCTGTGAGCTTGCTTCGTTGGAGTTTGAAGCAATTTGGTGGTAGAGAGATTTGTATACTTCATGTTCATCAACCTTCTCAGCTCATTCCAACTCTCT TAGGGAAACTACCTGCAAGTAAAGCAAATGCTGAAGTGGTGTGTGCTTTCAGGAGGGAGGAAAAGGAACAGAAAATGAAGTTTTTGCAAAGTTATTTGAGTATTTGCTGTAGAGAAAAG ATTAAAGCAAGCATTGCGATGGTTGAAGCTGATGAAATTCAGAAAGGAATTGTAGAATCAGTGCATAGATATGGAGTTAGGAAGCTTGTTATGGGGGCTGTACCAGAAAA TTGCATGAAGGTGAAAAGGAGCTCCAGCAAAGCAAGTTATGCAGCCAAAAACGCTCCCTTGTTCTGTGAAATATGGTTTATCAACAAAGGGAAACCTCTATGGACAAGAGCTGCTTCGGAGGGCCAAAGTTCTCTGCCTTCCTGCAGTCAACTGCAAATTGCATCTGAAGAAAGTTTTAAATCATTTCAACATAGAAAGAATGAGGGTTTTCACCCAGAGTGTCTCCAGTCCGGTTCTGCCAATAATGATTTTTCCAGAATCAGTAACTGCTTTCAGAGTGAATCAGTTCGGTCAGAAGCCGCTCAATCATCATCAACTTTATCTTGTTCTACCCATACATGCTTACCCCACAATATTCATAGTTCAACCAGAACAAGTTCTAGCTCTGGTTCAAGATATAGTTCTGCTGAGGGAAGGGTGTCTTTAGATTCTGATTTATGTAGTAGGCTTACGGAAGCTATGCTAGAAGCTGAGGCATCGATGGAGAAGGCATCTTCAGAGCTATTGAAGTGCAAAAGATTAGAATCAGAAGCCATGGAAGCTATTGACAAG GTTAAAGCATTTGAGTTTGCCCATGCACGTGAAGTTAAACTTAGAACAGAGGCTGAGGATGCCCTGAGAACTACATTggaggaacaagaaaaaatcaTGGAGGAGAAGGAAGAACTTTCCACGAATATAAGGAATACCATGAGAAATATTGCTCTTCTAGATAGTCGAGTTCAGGAAGCAAATCGTAGGTCAGAAGAAGCTTCTGGAGAAGTAAAACAAATTCAGACTTCAATTGCAGCTCTCTGCCAAGAAAAACAGGGTATCCAACGACAGAAGATGGAAGCCCTACGCTGGCTTGAACGGTGGAGAAGTCGTCGACAAGCTGGAGCTGCGAACTACAATGGTCTCACTGGGTCTGTTGAAGAATTGCTCAAGCTGGCAGAATTCTCATTGTCAGATCTGCAAACTGCAACATGCAATTTTTCAGTGAGCTTTAAGATTGGGCAGGGAGGATATGGTTGTGTTTATAAGGGGGAAATGCTGGGAAGAACTGTTGCTATAAGGAAGCTACACCCTCATAACATGCAAGGACAATCAGAGTTTCAACAAGAG GTACAAGTTCTTTGTAAAATACAGCACCCTCATCTTGTGACCTTGCTTGGTGTGTGTCCAGAAGCCTGGTCCCTTGTGTACGAGTATTTACCAAATGGGAGCCTCCAAGACCATCTTTTCCGAAAAAGTAATGTTTCTTTCATGACATGGAAGACCCGAGTACGGATAATTGCTGAAATCTCTAGTGCCCTTTGCTTCTTGCACTCTTCCAAACCTGAAAAGATTGTCCATGGTAATTTGAAGCTCCAAAACATACTACTCGATTCGGAACTCAGATGCAAGATTTGTGATTTTGGGATTTGCAGGCTGGTAACCGAGGAGAATCTCTGCTCTGCAAGTTTCCGCCGGTTCACTGAACCAAAGGGTGCTTTTTCTTACTCAGATCCAGAGCTTCAGAGAGTTGGAGTGTTGACACCCAAATCCGATATTTACTCCTTTGGGCTAATTATTCTGCAGTTAGTCACCAGAAGGCCTCCAGTTGGCTTAGCAAGTGAGGTGCGCAGAGCACTTCTGAGTGGAAATTTGACAGCAATTCTGGATTCATCAGCTGGAGAGTGGCCTGAATCCGTGGCAAAGCGATTGGTACAGCTTGGGTTGCAATGCTGTGAATTGAATAGCAGGGAAAGACCAGAGCTTACACCGGCTTTAGTAAGAGAATTCGAGCAGTTGCATGTCTCTGAAGAGCGATCTGTGCCATCCTTTTTTTTGTGTCCAATCCGTCAG GAAATAATGCATGACCCTCAGGTGGCAGCTGATGGCTTTACTTATGAAGGGGAAGCTCTGCTTAAATGGTTGCAAAATGGCGGCGAAACTTCTCCGATGACCAATTTGAAATTAAGTCACTTGCATCTCACTCCCAACCATGCCCTACGGCTTGCTATTCAAGATTGGCTTTGCAAGTGTTGA